A region of the Pseudomonas silesiensis genome:
ACGCCGCGACATGGTTGCCGGAGCCTTCGAGCAGCACGTCATAAAAGCCTTGCACCGAATCGATGACCTGTTGCAGCTCGCCCTCCTTGAGGGCCTGGCGGTTTTCCTCGAGGGCTTTTTCCAGGGCCTTGATGTCCTTGGCCTTGGCGCGCAGGGTGAACAGCTGGACGATCAGGCCTTCGAGCACGCAACGCAGCTCATAGATATCGACGGCGTCGGCCAGGGTGATGATCGCGACCCGCGGGCCCTTGGCGTCGGCGAACTCCACCAGGCCTTCGGATTCCAGGTGACGCAAGGCTTCGCGTACGGACGTGCGGCTGACGCCCAGGCGATCGCACAGATCGCGCTCGACCAGACGGTCTCCCGGCAGAAGCTGGAAGTTCATGATGGCGCTTCGCAGTTTATCCAGCACGATTTCGCGCAGGGTAACGGGGTTGCGATTGACCTTGAAGCTGTCGTCGAGTGGCAGGCGTTTCATGGGGTCCGCTCTGAGTGTGGCTGTCCATGCAAAAAGAGCACTGCGATCCGTGGACCAGCGGTGCTCGATCACAACAGCCAAGGGTTAACTGGAGGCCTCGGCATCGGCTTCTGCGAAGGCTTCACGGGCGAGCCGGAAACTGTCCACGGCTGCGGGGACACCGCAATAAATACCGACCTGAAGCAGAATTTCGCGTATTTGTTCACGACTCAGCCCGTTACGCAAGGCGCCGCGTACATGCAGCTTGAGTTCGTGCGGCCGGTTGAGGGCCGAAATCATCGCCAAGTTTATCATGCTGCGTTCTTTAAGCGACAAACCCTCACGGCCCCAGACGTGGCCCCAGCAGTACTCGGTGACCATTTCCTGGAGCGGGCGGGTGAAATCGTCGGCGTTCTCGATGGAGCGCTTCACGTAGGCCTCGCCCAGCACCTGGGTGCGGATTTTCAGGCCTTGTTCGTACTTGTCGTTGCTCATGTTCGTCCTCTCACCGCAGATCCCTTGTAGGAGCGAGCTTGCTCGCGATGGACTCAAGAGCGCCGCGTTTATCCAGTAAACACGCGTTATCGTTAATGACCATCGCGAGCAAGCTCGCTCCTACAGGGGGTTGTGTAGACCCATCAGGCCAGTGTGGGCAGCGGGCCCAGCTTGCCTTTGTGGTAGATCATCGGCGTCACCGGCTGCTCGGGCAGGATCAGGTTCTTCACCGCGCCGACGATGATCGCGTGGTCACCGCCGTCGTATTCGCGCCACAGTTCGCACTCGATGATCGCCGTCGCCTTGCCCAGCAACGGGTTGCCCAGGGCGCTGAGGTGCCATTCGATGGCCTTGGCCTTGTCCTTGCCTTTACTGGCAAAGGCATAGGCCTCGGCGGTCTGGTCGGCGGACAGCAGGTGGATCGCGAACTGCTTGCTGTCGCGCAGGATCGGGTACGTGTCAGAGGCGTAGTTGGGGCAGAACAGCACCAGTGCCGGGTCGATCGACAGTGCACTGAAGGCGCTGGCGGTGATGCCGACGATGCCGCCGTCCGGGTCCAGGGTGGTGACCACCGTGACCCCGGAAGGGAACGAGCTCATGACGTCTTTGTAAATGCCGGGTTCGATCATTTCGCAAATCTCCTAGCGCATCACAAACGGATCAGGCATGGGAGCCTGGGAAAGGTTGATCCACACCGTCTTGAGCTCGGTGTAGGCCAGCACCGAATCGATGCCGCTTTCGCGTCCATAGCCGCTGTTCTTGAAACCGCCGATCGGCGCCATGGCCGATACCGCGCGGTAGGTGTTGACCCAGATGATCCCGGAGCGCACGTCCCGGGCCAGGCGATGGGCGCGGCCCAGGTCGCGGGTCCAGATGCCGGCGGCGAGGCCGAACTGCGAGTCGTTGGCGATCGCCAGGGCTTCGGCCTCGTCTTTGAAGCGAATGACCGAGGCCACCGGACCGAAGACTTCTTCCTGCATGATCTTCATCGAGTTGCTATCGCATTCGAACAGGGTCGGCTCGTAGAACCAGCCTTCGCCCAGATGCTCCGGACGCTTGCCGCCCAGGCGCAGGTGCGCACCTTCGGCGATGGCATCGGCGACCAGGCCTTCGACCACGGCCAGTTGCTGCGCGGTGGCCATCGGCCCCATTTCGCTGCTGTCTTCCTGGGGGTTGCCGATGCGGATGCGCTTGGCGCGTTCGACCAGGCGCTCGACGAATTCATCGTAGATCGCGTCCTGCACCAGCAGCCGCGAGCCGGACACGCAGCTCTGGCCGGAGGCCGCATAGATCCCGGCGATCGCGCCGTTGATCGCGCTGTCGAGGTCGGCGTCGGCGAAAATGATGTTTGGCGATTTGCCGCCCAGCTCCAGCGACAGTTTGGCGAAGTTCTCCGCGCTGCTGCGCACTACGTGCCGTGCCGTCGCAGCGCCGCCGGTGAAAGCGATCTTGCGCACCAGCGGGTGGCGGGTGAGGGCCGCGCCGGTGCTTGGGCCGTAACCGGTGACCACGTTGACCACGCCCGGCGGAATGCCGGCTTCCAGTGCCAGGCGCGCCAGCTCGAGAATGGTCGCCGAGGCATGCTCGGACGGTTTTATCACGATGGTATTGCCCGCCGCCAGGGCCGGGGCCAGTTTGATCGCGGTCAGGTACAGCGGGCTGTTCCAGGGAATGATCGCCGCCACCACGCCCATGGCTTCGTGCACGGTGTAGGCAAACAGGTCCGGCTTGTCCAGGGGCAGGGTGCCGCCTTCGAGCTTGTCGGCCAGGCCCGCGGTGTAGTGGAAAAACTCCGGCAGGTAGCCGACCTGGCCGCGGGTTTCGCGGATCAGCTTGCCGTTGTCGCGGCTTTCCAGCTGCGCCAGTTGTTCCTTGTTTTCGGCGATCAGGTCGCCCAGGCGTCGCAGCAGCTTGCCGCGGGCGGTGGCGGTCAGGCCGCGCCAGGCCGGGCTGTCGAAGGCGGTCTGCGCAGCCTGTACGGCGCGTTCGACATCGGCTTCGTCGGCATCGGGCAGTTGCGCCCAGGGTTCGGCCAGGGCCGGGTTCAGGCTTTCAAAGGTCTTGCCGGACAGGGCATCGACCCATTCACCGCCGATGCACATCTGGAAGGAGGCGAGAGTCATGCAACGATCCCCTTTATCTGGTTTTGTCGGGCGTGCGCGTTGTCGAGGAATTCCAGCAACAGCTGGTTGACCAGGCGCGGCGATTCTACCGGCATCATATGCCGCTGCTCGGCGAGCACGGCAACCGTGGCGCCGGGAATTCGCTCGGCCAGTTGCCGGGCCATTTCCGGTGTCGAGCCCGGGTCCAGTTCGCCGGTGGCGACCAGGGTCGGTACCTGGATGCTCGCCAGGTCCTCGGCGCGGTACATGTCCTGGGTCGCGAACAGCTCGTAGGTGGTCAGGTAACCCTGGGGGTCATTCTCGGCCAGGGTTTGGCGCAACGCGGCGATCTGCGCCGGGTTGGCTGCCTGGTATTCGCGGCTGAACCAGCGTGACAGCGCGGCTTCGGCGTTGGCATCCGGGCCGTGCTCGGCCGCCTGGGCGGTGCGGGCGATGACGCCGGCACGCTGTTCGGCGCTGCGATTGAACACGCTGTTGAGCACCACCAGGCCTTGCAGGCGTTGCGGGTAGTGCAGGGCAAACGCCCGCGCTACCAGCCCGCCCATGGAAAAGCCGATCACCGTCGCCTGGGGCAACTGCAGGTGGTCGAGCAGCTCCAGCAGCTGGTCGGCATAGCCGAGCAGGGGCGTGCCGCTGGCCGGACGCGGGCTGGCGCCATGGCCGAGCATGTCGTAGGCGATCACGCGGTATTTCGTGGCCAGGCCAACGACCTGGCCGCCCCACATTTCTTTGTTCAGGCCCACG
Encoded here:
- a CDS encoding carboxymuconolactone decarboxylase family protein yields the protein MSNDKYEQGLKIRTQVLGEAYVKRSIENADDFTRPLQEMVTEYCWGHVWGREGLSLKERSMINLAMISALNRPHELKLHVRGALRNGLSREQIREILLQVGIYCGVPAAVDSFRLAREAFAEADAEASS
- a CDS encoding alpha/beta fold hydrolase, which produces MIRLTAERTPAGTSYLATGQGQPVVLIHGVGLNKEMWGGQVVGLATKYRVIAYDMLGHGASPRPASGTPLLGYADQLLELLDHLQLPQATVIGFSMGGLVARAFALHYPQRLQGLVVLNSVFNRSAEQRAGVIARTAQAAEHGPDANAEAALSRWFSREYQAANPAQIAALRQTLAENDPQGYLTTYELFATQDMYRAEDLASIQVPTLVATGELDPGSTPEMARQLAERIPGATVAVLAEQRHMMPVESPRLVNQLLLEFLDNAHARQNQIKGIVA
- a CDS encoding flavin reductase family protein → MIEPGIYKDVMSSFPSGVTVVTTLDPDGGIVGITASAFSALSIDPALVLFCPNYASDTYPILRDSKQFAIHLLSADQTAEAYAFASKGKDKAKAIEWHLSALGNPLLGKATAIIECELWREYDGGDHAIIVGAVKNLILPEQPVTPMIYHKGKLGPLPTLA
- a CDS encoding aldehyde dehydrogenase, which produces MTLASFQMCIGGEWVDALSGKTFESLNPALAEPWAQLPDADEADVERAVQAAQTAFDSPAWRGLTATARGKLLRRLGDLIAENKEQLAQLESRDNGKLIRETRGQVGYLPEFFHYTAGLADKLEGGTLPLDKPDLFAYTVHEAMGVVAAIIPWNSPLYLTAIKLAPALAAGNTIVIKPSEHASATILELARLALEAGIPPGVVNVVTGYGPSTGAALTRHPLVRKIAFTGGAATARHVVRSSAENFAKLSLELGGKSPNIIFADADLDSAINGAIAGIYAASGQSCVSGSRLLVQDAIYDEFVERLVERAKRIRIGNPQEDSSEMGPMATAQQLAVVEGLVADAIAEGAHLRLGGKRPEHLGEGWFYEPTLFECDSNSMKIMQEEVFGPVASVIRFKDEAEALAIANDSQFGLAAGIWTRDLGRAHRLARDVRSGIIWVNTYRAVSAMAPIGGFKNSGYGRESGIDSVLAYTELKTVWINLSQAPMPDPFVMR
- a CDS encoding GntR family transcriptional regulator codes for the protein MKRLPLDDSFKVNRNPVTLREIVLDKLRSAIMNFQLLPGDRLVERDLCDRLGVSRTSVREALRHLESEGLVEFADAKGPRVAIITLADAVDIYELRCVLEGLIVQLFTLRAKAKDIKALEKALEENRQALKEGELQQVIDSVQGFYDVLLEGSGNHVAALQLRQLQARISYLRATSVSQENRRGSSNQEMERMVEAIKSGDPLAAHQACVDHVRAAASVALDYLKRKQEETGAIPEITLPIALKEPRIGR